One segment of Triticum aestivum cultivar Chinese Spring chromosome 2A, IWGSC CS RefSeq v2.1, whole genome shotgun sequence DNA contains the following:
- the LOC123184635 gene encoding uncharacterized protein: protein MDLVTFGNKVQREFKVRPHKVKLGRARRAALGLIHGDEAAQYQQLWNYGKELRRSNPGSTFLVSTTLVKENENEDPKDHLSSLYWSYDACKRGFLNGCRPIIFIDGCHLKSRYKGQLLTAVGIDPNDCIYPIAMGMVEVESKFSWEWFLTTLKHDLNIVNTSPFTIMSDKQKGLINAVGKVFPDSEHRFCVRHLYQNFHMHFKGETLRNHLWAIARSTNITKWMLNREAMREDCPSVVAWLENKPENQWVKAFFSDFPKCDILLNNMSEVYNSYILEAREFPVISMMECIKGKITARHESKQREARNKWTGRICPKIKKKLEKEIELSASCFPSHSGLGVYSVISRNFTYLVDIPARTCDCKR, encoded by the exons ATGGACTTGGTGACCTTTGGTAACAAAGTTCAGAGAGAATTCAAGGTCAGACCTCATAAAGTCAAATTAGGAAGGGCAAGGAGAGCTGCACTTGGTTTGATACATGGAGATGAAGCAGCTCAGTATCAACAGCTATGGAATTATGGTAAAGAGCTGAGGAGGAGCAATCCTGGCAGTACCTTCCTTGTTAGCACAACTCTTGTTAAGGAGAATGAAAATGAGGACCCAAAGGATCATTTGTCATCGTTGTATTGGTCATATGATGCTTGCAAGAGAGGTTTCTTAAATGGGTGTAGGCCCATCATTTTTATCGATGGATGCCACTTGAAAAGTAGGTACAAAGGCCAGTTACTTACTGCTGTTGGCATAGACCCAAACGACTGCATTTATCCCATTGCAATGGGAATGGTTGAAGTAGAATCAAAATTCTCCTGGGAGTGGTTTCTCACTACATTAAAGCATGACTTGAACATAGTGAACACCTCCCCATTCACTATAATGAGTGACAAACAAAAG GGCTTAATAAATGCAGTTGGAAAGGTGTTTCCAGACTCAGAGCACAGATTTTGTGTTAGACATTTATATCAAAACTTTCATATGCATTTCAAAGGAGAGACATTGAGAAACCATTTGTGGGCAATTGCAAGATCAACAAATATCACAAAGTGGATGTTGAACAGAGAAGCAATGAGAGAGGACTGCCCTAGTGTTGTTGCTTGGTTGGAGAATAAACCTGAAAACCAATGGGTGAAAGCATTTTTCAGTGATTTCCCCAAATGTGACATCCTATTGAACAATATGTCAGAAGTGTACAATAG CTACATATTGGAAGCAAGGGAGTTCCCTGTGATTTCAATGATGGAATGTATAAAGGGTAAGATTACTGCTAGACATGAGAGCAAGCAGAGAGAGGCAAGAAACAAATGGACTGGTAGGATATGCCCAAAGATCAAGAAGAAATTAGAGAAGGAGATAGAACTGTCTGCAAGTTGTTTTCCTAGTCACTCTGGTTTGGGAGTATATTCTGTGATATCAAGAAACTTTACATACCTTGTGGATATTCCAGCAAGGACATGTGATTGCAAAAGATGA
- the LOC123184636 gene encoding CASP-like protein 4B1 — MAMQLHAASPDSEYYVAKSPPPPPPFSPHQSPAPAAVKPKSPHVSQSQGGGQRAPVATATTPLTPSRDRARQAHNVGGGDQAQVLNGIVLVLRAGAALLSFVAMALVASCRHGDWMDFLRYQEYRYLLGVSVVAFVYSAAQALKNFGRMRRGDAHATFLDFAGDQAVAYLLVTASAAALPITIRMRSAVVNVFTDAIAASIVLGFLAFAALALSAMLSRHA; from the exons ATGGCCATGCAGCTGCACGCCGCGTCCCCGGACTCGGAATACTACGTCGCCAagtccccgccgcccccgccgcctttCTCCCCGCACCAGTCGCCGGCCCCGGCGGCCGTGAAGCCAAAGTCGCCGCATGTCTCGCAGTCGCAGGGCGGCGGCCAAAGGGCGCCCGTTGCCACGGCGACGACGCCCCTCACGCCTAGCAGGGACAGGGCGCGCCAGGCGCACAAcgtcggcggcggcgaccaggcgcaGGTGCTCAACGGGATCGTCCTCGTGCTGCGCGCCGGCGCCGCGCTGCTGTCCTTCGTGGCCATGGCGCTCGTCGCGTCCTGCCGCCACGGGGACTGGATGGACTTCCTCCGCTACCAGGAGTACAG GTATCTTCTCGGGGTGTCCGTGGTGGCGTTCGTGTACTCTGCGGCGCAGGCGTTGAAGAACTTCGGCCGGATGCGCCGCGGCGACGCCCACGCGACCTTCCTTGATTTCGCCGGCGACCAG GCGGTGGCGTATCTGCTGGTcacggcgtcggcggcggctctcCCGATCACGATCCGCATGAGGTCGGCGGTGGTCAACGTCTTCACGGACGCCATCGCCGCGTCCATCGTCCTGGGCTTCCTCGCCTTCGCGGCGCTCGCCCTGTCCGCCATGCTCTCCAGACACGCGTAG